The genomic interval TTGATGCAAGCCAGGCTTCCTTTCTCAAAGCCATATTTTTCTTTTCACTTCTTAAAATCTCTTTTAGTTCATTGTCTGTTACCTTTTTACCATTAAGTTCAGCCCTGAAGGTATTAAACTTCTCCTCAATCTCGTTTTGCTTGTCAATAATCTGCTTAACTAAATTCGGGTCTCCCTGCTTTCCCGCATAGGAAAGGTAAATCAAAACAATCTGCCTCTTTAACAACTCATCTTTTATGTCTTCTTTCAAAAACTCTCTAAGCTTAAGGAATTCTTCTCTATTTGAATGTAATTTTGCTATCTCAAACTCATACTTTGCAGCCTCTTTATACTTTTCTGGATTTCCTGTAACAGATGCCTCCCAGTATGCAAGGTTTGCCTTTTTAACTAAAGGTGCAACCTTTTTAACATAGTTTTCTATAAAAAGTCTCATTTCATTCTCCCTGTCAATCTTTGTATTGCAAGAAACAGTCAATAAAATCAATACAGCAAACAAAATAAACTTCTTCATAATCCCCCCGAATTTATTTTATTCTCTTAAACCTTGTCCCATCCTTTGTATCTTCAAGAATAATTCCCTTCTCTTTTAGCATATCCCTTATCTCATCTGCCCTTTTAAAATTCCTGTTTTTCCTTGCTTCATTCCTCTCTTCAATAAGTTTCAAAATCTCATCATCAGGCAATTCAGTTGAAAAATCAAATACAGCAAAAACACTGTTAAGTTTTTCAAGAAATTGCAAAACCTTATCCCTGTTTGCTTCAGGGATATTAGAATCTGGATAAAGCTTGTTAACCTCTCCTATAAACTCAAAAAGTGCCCCTAATGCACCTGAAACATTTAAATCATCATCCATTGCTTCTTCAAAATCTTTTCTGTATTTTTCAATCAATTCTTTTATTCTCTCATCGTAATCTGCCTTATTCTTTGTTTGACTTACGGCCTGATAAAATCCCTCAACCTTTTCAATAGCCTTCTCAGCAGCCTTAACACTTTCAAGAGTGAAATTTAACTGTTTTCTATAATGGGAAGAAATAAGCACATACCTGATTGCCCTCGGGTTATAGCCCTTTTTAATCAAATCCCTCAAGGTAAAAAAGTTGCCGAGGGATTTACTCATCTTTTTTCCTTCAACAATCAAATACTTGCAGTGAAGCCAATAATTTGAAAAAGGCTTGCCTGTTGCAGCCTCGCTTTGTGCTATCTCATTTTCGTGGTGAGGAAAAATTAAATCCTCACCCCCTGCGTGTAAATCTATTGTTTCGCCAAGATACTTCATTGCCATAACAGAGCATTCAAGATGCCAGCCTGGACGCCCTTCTCCCCAGGGTGATGGCCAGGAAGGCTCTCCTTCCTTCTTAGCTTTCCACAAAACAAAGTCTCTCACATCGTCCTTTTCATACTCGTCAGCGTCAACTGAAACCCCTTCCTTAATCTCCCTTCTATCAAGTTTGGAAAGCTTCCCGTACTCATTAAAAGCAGATATATCAAAGTAAACAGACCCATCTTTCTCATAAGCAAAGCCTTTGTTAATTAAGGTTTTTACAAGCTCTATCATCTCTTCAATATGCTCTGTCGCCCTTGGATTATACTCAACCTTTTCTATATTTAAAGTTTCGCAATCTTCAAAAAAAGCCTTTGCATACTTTTCTGTATACTCCCTCAAAGACAAACCTTCTTCATTTGCCCTTCTAATAGTTTTGTCGTCAACATCTGTTAAATTCATAACCTGAATAACCTTATAACCTTTGTACTTCAAATACCTTCTGAATATATCCTCAAAACAGAATGTTCTGAAATTACCTATATGTGCATAATCGTAAACAGTAGGGCCACAGGTATAAATTCTTGCCTCTTTATCTCTCAATGTTTTAAACTCTTCCAGCTTACCACTTAAAGTGTTGTA from Thermotomaculum hydrothermale carries:
- the cysS gene encoding cysteine--tRNA ligase, which produces MKIYNTLSGKLEEFKTLRDKEARIYTCGPTVYDYAHIGNFRTFCFEDIFRRYLKYKGYKVIQVMNLTDVDDKTIRRANEEGLSLREYTEKYAKAFFEDCETLNIEKVEYNPRATEHIEEMIELVKTLINKGFAYEKDGSVYFDISAFNEYGKLSKLDRREIKEGVSVDADEYEKDDVRDFVLWKAKKEGEPSWPSPWGEGRPGWHLECSVMAMKYLGETIDLHAGGEDLIFPHHENEIAQSEAATGKPFSNYWLHCKYLIVEGKKMSKSLGNFFTLRDLIKKGYNPRAIRYVLISSHYRKQLNFTLESVKAAEKAIEKVEGFYQAVSQTKNKADYDERIKELIEKYRKDFEEAMDDDLNVSGALGALFEFIGEVNKLYPDSNIPEANRDKVLQFLEKLNSVFAVFDFSTELPDDEILKLIEERNEARKNRNFKRADEIRDMLKEKGIILEDTKDGTRFKRIK